AGTACACAAAGAATATGATTGGAATGAATTTCAAATGGCTGTTTATTTGGATGTCATTTGGTTTTTGAATTTTTGTACGGATTATCTTTTATTAACATTGACGGGTATTTTGCTTAAGAGAGACATAAAGAAAAAACGGATCCTTATTAGTTCTGCCATTGCATCGCTATATGTTCTGATTATTTTTACGCCCTGCGCTCAATTTTTCTATCATCCTGCAGTTAAATTTGTTTTTTCAATGTTTATCGTGTTTATCGCTTTTCAATTTAAACGCTTTTCTTATTTTTTCCAAAATGTGGCGATGTTTTATTTTGTTGCTTTTATGATTGGCGGGGGGTTAATTGCAGTACGTTTTTTCCTTCAAACAGACTCCCAACTGCTAAACGCAATAGCGGAAATGAACGTTAGCAGTTTTGGAGATCCAATTAGCTGGCTGTTTGTCATTATCGGTTTTCCGCTTCTTTGGATTTTTTCCCGCAATCGATTCACAAATATTGAATACCGCACAATGACATATGACCAAATTGCGGATGTAGAAGTGCATATTGAAGATGAAATTTTTCGCTTGAAAGGGCTTATTGACAGCGGGAATCATCTAACAGATCCACTGACAAAAGTGCCTGTTATGGTAATGGAGCAATCGCATGTAAATTTACCGTTCGATCCAGAGCGTTTATTGTCAGGGGATCCGTTTGAAGACAGCAGTCATCCGTGGTCAGCCCGAATGAGATTTGTTCCCTATCGTTCGGTTGGACAAGAAGAACAATTTATGTTGGCGATACGGCCTGATTTTATTCGGATTTTTTATAAAAATAAA
The sequence above is a segment of the Pueribacillus theae genome. Coding sequences within it:
- the spoIIGA gene encoding sigma-E processing peptidase SpoIIGA, which codes for MAVYLDVIWFLNFCTDYLLLTLTGILLKRDIKKKRILISSAIASLYVLIIFTPCAQFFYHPAVKFVFSMFIVFIAFQFKRFSYFFQNVAMFYFVAFMIGGGLIAVRFFLQTDSQLLNAIAEMNVSSFGDPISWLFVIIGFPLLWIFSRNRFTNIEYRTMTYDQIADVEVHIEDEIFRLKGLIDSGNHLTDPLTKVPVMVMEQSHVNLPFDPERLLSGDPFEDSSHPWSARMRFVPYRSVGQEEQFMLAIRPDFIRIFYKNKTYTVKQLLVGLTNQRLSSEGDYDCILHPKMIMQSNTSNAS